A genomic region of Candidatus Rhabdochlamydia sp. T3358 contains the following coding sequences:
- a CDS encoding class I SAM-dependent methyltransferase: MPLKKNIRRIKALFFTLRYPHLAKEGLKNILGTSYYKGMLKKSKIENKSLDQIINLCNEIRLLNFDVRCGNVSHFELLTIASMVATQKPHVLLEIGTFDGNTTLQMALNAPDNAIVHTLDLPSEVTSLIQPILEVDLKLVRDKQKKQRKYQKTSCEKKIMQHIGDSAAYDFKAFCREGLVDFAFIDGGHSYECVRSDTENVMKILAPNAIVMWHDFTPDFQGVFTYLNEISSKYLLIHITGTNLVYYKKQQ, from the coding sequence ATGCCCTTGAAAAAAAATATACGGCGTATAAAAGCGCTGTTTTTTACTTTAAGATATCCTCACTTAGCTAAAGAAGGACTAAAAAATATTTTAGGTACTTCCTATTATAAAGGGATGCTAAAAAAAAGTAAGATTGAAAATAAGAGCTTAGATCAGATCATTAATTTATGTAACGAGATCCGGTTGTTAAATTTTGATGTAAGATGTGGAAATGTATCTCATTTTGAACTCTTAACCATTGCATCAATGGTAGCCACACAAAAACCACACGTTTTGCTCGAAATAGGGACATTTGATGGAAATACTACACTTCAAATGGCTTTAAACGCTCCAGATAACGCTATTGTTCATACTTTGGATTTGCCCTCTGAAGTAACTTCTTTGATTCAGCCTATCTTAGAGGTTGATTTAAAATTAGTACGAGATAAACAGAAAAAACAAAGAAAGTATCAGAAGACCTCTTGTGAAAAAAAAATTATGCAACATATTGGCGATTCTGCAGCTTATGATTTTAAGGCTTTTTGTAGAGAAGGATTGGTTGATTTTGCTTTTATAGACGGGGGACATTCTTATGAATGCGTTCGTAGCGATACGGAAAATGTTATGAAAATCTTGGCTCCCAACGCTATTGTGATGTGGCATGATTTTACTCCTGATTTTCAGGGAGTATTTACCTATTTGAATGAAATAAGCAGTAAATATCTCCTTATCCACATTACAGGAACCAATTTAGTCTATTATAAAAAACAGCAATAA
- a CDS encoding RNA methyltransferase yields MSYLSSLQHPIVKHLVKLRQNRAYRYEQKTVLISGIKLIRELSQKFSFKNILVEKTYRPLFSYKAQQTSTTSLAILEKITGLEAPEPIAAEICMPIFQDVKSSKRLLILDRVVDPGNLGTLLRTALAFDWDVFLVEGCVDLYNDKALRAAKGATFFLKLAQGDLIDLQNLLKKGSFHIYAADAKGDKIKKILSEKPIALALGNESHGLSPFIIQHAKKIAIPIKKPVESLNVAIAGAIFMYLLQGSKNE; encoded by the coding sequence ATGAGCTACCTTTCCAGTCTACAGCATCCTATTGTCAAGCACTTAGTTAAATTACGACAAAATCGCGCCTATCGCTATGAACAAAAAACCGTCCTAATTAGTGGAATAAAATTGATTCGCGAATTATCTCAAAAGTTTTCTTTCAAAAATATTCTGGTTGAAAAAACATATCGGCCTCTTTTTTCCTATAAAGCACAACAAACCAGCACCACTTCTTTAGCTATCCTAGAAAAAATTACAGGTCTTGAAGCCCCTGAGCCCATTGCAGCTGAAATCTGCATGCCTATCTTTCAAGATGTAAAATCTAGTAAGCGCCTACTGATCCTGGATAGAGTCGTAGATCCTGGAAATCTAGGAACTCTTTTACGCACCGCTTTAGCATTTGATTGGGATGTATTCTTAGTAGAGGGTTGCGTAGATCTGTATAATGATAAAGCGTTGCGTGCTGCTAAAGGTGCCACTTTTTTCTTAAAACTAGCTCAAGGAGATCTTATCGATCTACAGAACCTACTGAAAAAAGGATCTTTTCATATCTATGCAGCCGATGCTAAAGGAGATAAAATCAAAAAAATCTTATCAGAAAAACCCATTGCTTTAGCTTTGGGAAATGAATCCCATGGGCTAAGTCCCTTTATTATCCAACATGCTAAAAAAATAGCTATCCCTATTAAAAAGCCCGTTGAATCTCTGAATGTAGCCATTGCAGGGGCCATTTTCATGTATCTGTTACAGGGATCCAAGAATGAGTAA